The proteins below are encoded in one region of Engraulis encrasicolus isolate BLACKSEA-1 chromosome 1, IST_EnEncr_1.0, whole genome shotgun sequence:
- the mvb12a gene encoding multivesicular body subunit 12A, translating to MSLHDVSASGSRPVTAVAWASNSTTCPPTFHMISMTEDGATACFNRGFGRSGYFLCYSKDPTGGMVVADIQVISDRDVIPHGYCYIPEFMEPKASVLKKKRVCARMVPVDSVSTAVLDVRLTAKSKVVLQQYTCLGDMHGMVMWCKKGPFSSPHPQAKPRSVSLDLRQLSLEGAAPAQPLRPYNQPPSNPPPAPPRISCRRSKLEEKSTGESDTSNSSSIYGITAIDGVPFALHPKFEAQTNGKGPVSSLGNIRIKSIQDIENEYNYTFSVEEQAAKRISPSAVAS from the exons atGTCTCTGCATGACGTGTCGGCGTCGGGTTCGAGGCCGGTGACGGCGGTGGCCTGGGCCTCCAACAGCACCACCTGCCCCCCCACCTTCCACATG aTCTCCATGACAGAGGATGGGGCCACGGCCTGCTTCAATAGGGGCTTTGGCAGATCTGGCTACTTCCTCTGCTACAGCAAG GATCCCACGGGAGGCATGGTGGTAGCTGACATCCAGGTGATCTCGGACCGGGACGTCATCCCCCACGGATACTGCTACATCCCAGAGTTCATGGAGCCCA aggcCTCGGTGCTGAAgaagaagcgtgtgtgtgcgcggatgGTGCCGGTGGACAGCGTCTCTACAGCCGTGCTGGACGTGAGGCTCACTGCCAAGAGCAAAGTTGTGCTGCAGCAATACACATGCCTGGG ggataTGCATGGCATGGTGATGTGGTGTAAGAAGGGCCCCTTCTCCAGCCCCCATCCCCAGGCCAAGCCCCGCAGCGTCAGCCTGGACCTCAGACAGCTCTCCCTGGAGGGAGCTGCGCCCGCACAGCCCCTACGACCATA CAACCAGCCTCCTAGCAACCCTCCTCCGGCACCTCCGCGAATCAGCTGCCGCCGCAGCAAGTTGGAGGAGAAGAGCACTGGGGAGAGTgacaccagcaacagcagcagcatctaCGGCATCACAG CCATAGATGGAGTTCCTTTTGCGCTGCACCCAAAATTTGAGGCACAAACCAACGGAAAG GGGCCAGTAAGCTCTTTGGGAAACATCCGCATCAAGTCCATTCAGGATATTGAAAACGAG tataACTACACGTTCTCCGTGGAGGAGCAGGCTGCCAAGCGCATCTCTCCCTCAGCTGTGGCCTCCTAG